From Pseudochaenichthys georgianus unplaced genomic scaffold, fPseGeo1.2 scaffold_593_arrow_ctg1, whole genome shotgun sequence, a single genomic window includes:
- the LOC117443359 gene encoding beta-1,4 N-acetylgalactosaminyltransferase 1-like isoform X1, producing the protein MANATCWTVVLVCVSATCTILFFSSIGGGLLSDVVPQRAFKSSYPKTKRLPPPSDVPPPGPCTCPTGALLLKDAFPAAEYKELMQRRHKELQQHKNRTESVLSTLLYARSNSPLQYPIQGFKVRPMTPTIIPGLALHAAQRSTYTVSLEVSKGVLSTVTPAEGAKVRGNGESRLTVESSSLEALNELLADVSYTSTFYHIHTGDLASFQFEDHEAVFPITIKQPQPPVLYDMGTDINSQVTITTKTFLRYREVNALLRSIREFYKDMEVIIADDSFVTEKITGDHTQHFIMPPAQGWFAGRNLAVSQVTTKYFLWVDDDFQFTKGTNIEEMVKIMETNPELDVLGGKVVENQFPFSIIYEEGDETEGGCMHRKSGGMFHSLPGYPQCSLVSGVVNFFLARTDAAQRVGFDPKLKRIGHSEFFMDGLGSLMVATCGHVSIGHQKGRANNNYGRFRHPGVSDQRFRSQLNFFKNHLKCLLFG; encoded by the exons GTTGCCTCCCCCGAGCGATGTCCCCCCTCCTGGTCCATGCACCTGTCCCACAGGTGCACTTCTCCTCAAAGATGCCTTCCCTGCGGCTGAGTATAAGGAGCTGATGCAGCGCAGACACAAGGAGCTCCAACAACACAAAAACAG GACTGAGTCGGTGTTATCCACACTGCTGTATGCTCGGTCTAACTCTCCCCTGCAGTACCCTATCCAGGGTTTCAAAGTCCGACCTATGACCCCCACCATCATCCCAG GTCTAGCACTGCATGCAGCACAAAGAAGCACCTACACG GTGTCCTTGGAAGTGTCCAAAGGAGTCCTGAGCACAGTGACTCCAGCTGAAGGAGCAAAGGTCCGAG GTAATGGTGAGAGCCGACTGACGGTGGAGTCCAGCAGCCTGGAGGCCCTCAACGAGCTGCTGGCTGATGTGTCCTACACCAGCACTTTTTACCACATCCACACCGGAGACCTCG CATCCTTCCAGTTCGAGGACCATGAAGCTGTGTTTCCCATTACCATCAAACAGCCTCAGCCTCCGGTCCTGTACGACATGGGGACAG ATATCAACTCTCAAGTCACCATCACCACAAAGACGTTCCTGCGCTACAGAGAAGTCAATGCGTTGTTGAGAAGCATCCGAGAATTCTACAAAGACATGGAAGTCATCATCGCAGATGACAGCTTTGTAACAGAGAAGATCACTGGAGATCACACCCAACATTTCATCATGCCTCCAGCACAG GGCTGGTTTGCTGGCAGGAACCTGGCGGTCTCCCAGGTCACCACCAAGTACTTCCTGTGGGTGGACGATGACTTCCAGTTTACCAAGGGGACGAATATCGAAGAGATGGTGAAGATAATGGAGACGAACCCTGAACTTGACGTG CTCGGCGGTAAAGTAGTAGAAAACCAGTTTCCTTTCTCGATCATCTATGAGGAAGGAGACGAAACGGAAGGTGGCTGCATGCACAGGAAGTCCGGAGGGATGTTCCACTCTCTTCCTGGTTACCCACAATGCTCATTGGTCAGTGGGGTGGTCAACTTCTTCCTGGCTCGTACAGATGCCGCACAGAGGGTGGGATTCGACCCTAAGCTCAAGAGGATAGGACACTCGG AGTTCTTCATGGATGGCCTGGGCTCCTTGATGGTGGCAACGTGTGGCCATGTGTCCATTGGACATCAGAAAGGACGTGCAAACAACAACTACGGGAGGTTCAGACACCCTGGCGTTAGTGATCAGCGCTTTAGATCGCAGCTTAACTTCTTTAAAAACCACCTGAAGTGTCTCCTCTTTGGATAG
- the LOC117443359 gene encoding beta-1,4 N-acetylgalactosaminyltransferase 1-like isoform X3 gives MQTDSPWTLQGTPGTLRSLQRPPGGGGTGFWLPPPSDVPPPGPCTCPTGALLLKDAFPAAEYKELMQRRHKELQQHKNRTESVLSTLLYARSNSPLQYPIQGFKVRPMTPTIIPGLALHAAQRSTYTVSLEVSKGVLSTVTPAEGAKVRGNGESRLTVESSSLEALNELLADVSYTSTFYHIHTGDLASFQFEDHEAVFPITIKQPQPPVLYDMGTDINSQVTITTKTFLRYREVNALLRSIREFYKDMEVIIADDSFVTEKITGDHTQHFIMPPAQGWFAGRNLAVSQVTTKYFLWVDDDFQFTKGTNIEEMVKIMETNPELDVLGGKVVENQFPFSIIYEEGDETEGGCMHRKSGGMFHSLPGYPQCSLVSGVVNFFLARTDAAQRVGFDPKLKRIGHSEFFMDGLGSLMVATCGHVSIGHQKGRANNNYGRFRHPGVSDQRFRSQLNFFKNHLKCLLFG, from the exons GTTGCCTCCCCCGAGCGATGTCCCCCCTCCTGGTCCATGCACCTGTCCCACAGGTGCACTTCTCCTCAAAGATGCCTTCCCTGCGGCTGAGTATAAGGAGCTGATGCAGCGCAGACACAAGGAGCTCCAACAACACAAAAACAG GACTGAGTCGGTGTTATCCACACTGCTGTATGCTCGGTCTAACTCTCCCCTGCAGTACCCTATCCAGGGTTTCAAAGTCCGACCTATGACCCCCACCATCATCCCAG GTCTAGCACTGCATGCAGCACAAAGAAGCACCTACACG GTGTCCTTGGAAGTGTCCAAAGGAGTCCTGAGCACAGTGACTCCAGCTGAAGGAGCAAAGGTCCGAG GTAATGGTGAGAGCCGACTGACGGTGGAGTCCAGCAGCCTGGAGGCCCTCAACGAGCTGCTGGCTGATGTGTCCTACACCAGCACTTTTTACCACATCCACACCGGAGACCTCG CATCCTTCCAGTTCGAGGACCATGAAGCTGTGTTTCCCATTACCATCAAACAGCCTCAGCCTCCGGTCCTGTACGACATGGGGACAG ATATCAACTCTCAAGTCACCATCACCACAAAGACGTTCCTGCGCTACAGAGAAGTCAATGCGTTGTTGAGAAGCATCCGAGAATTCTACAAAGACATGGAAGTCATCATCGCAGATGACAGCTTTGTAACAGAGAAGATCACTGGAGATCACACCCAACATTTCATCATGCCTCCAGCACAG GGCTGGTTTGCTGGCAGGAACCTGGCGGTCTCCCAGGTCACCACCAAGTACTTCCTGTGGGTGGACGATGACTTCCAGTTTACCAAGGGGACGAATATCGAAGAGATGGTGAAGATAATGGAGACGAACCCTGAACTTGACGTG CTCGGCGGTAAAGTAGTAGAAAACCAGTTTCCTTTCTCGATCATCTATGAGGAAGGAGACGAAACGGAAGGTGGCTGCATGCACAGGAAGTCCGGAGGGATGTTCCACTCTCTTCCTGGTTACCCACAATGCTCATTGGTCAGTGGGGTGGTCAACTTCTTCCTGGCTCGTACAGATGCCGCACAGAGGGTGGGATTCGACCCTAAGCTCAAGAGGATAGGACACTCGG AGTTCTTCATGGATGGCCTGGGCTCCTTGATGGTGGCAACGTGTGGCCATGTGTCCATTGGACATCAGAAAGGACGTGCAAACAACAACTACGGGAGGTTCAGACACCCTGGCGTTAGTGATCAGCGCTTTAGATCGCAGCTTAACTTCTTTAAAAACCACCTGAAGTGTCTCCTCTTTGGATAG
- the LOC117443359 gene encoding beta-1,4 N-acetylgalactosaminyltransferase 1-like isoform X4: MQRRHKELQQHKNRTESVLSTLLYARSNSPLQYPIQGFKVRPMTPTIIPGLALHAAQRSTYTVSLEVSKGVLSTVTPAEGAKVRGNGESRLTVESSSLEALNELLADVSYTSTFYHIHTGDLASFQFEDHEAVFPITIKQPQPPVLYDMGTDINSQVTITTKTFLRYREVNALLRSIREFYKDMEVIIADDSFVTEKITGDHTQHFIMPPAQGWFAGRNLAVSQVTTKYFLWVDDDFQFTKGTNIEEMVKIMETNPELDVLGGKVVENQFPFSIIYEEGDETEGGCMHRKSGGMFHSLPGYPQCSLVSGVVNFFLARTDAAQRVGFDPKLKRIGHSEFFMDGLGSLMVATCGHVSIGHQKGRANNNYGRFRHPGVSDQRFRSQLNFFKNHLKCLLFG; this comes from the exons ATGCAGCGCAGACACAAGGAGCTCCAACAACACAAAAACAG GACTGAGTCGGTGTTATCCACACTGCTGTATGCTCGGTCTAACTCTCCCCTGCAGTACCCTATCCAGGGTTTCAAAGTCCGACCTATGACCCCCACCATCATCCCAG GTCTAGCACTGCATGCAGCACAAAGAAGCACCTACACG GTGTCCTTGGAAGTGTCCAAAGGAGTCCTGAGCACAGTGACTCCAGCTGAAGGAGCAAAGGTCCGAG GTAATGGTGAGAGCCGACTGACGGTGGAGTCCAGCAGCCTGGAGGCCCTCAACGAGCTGCTGGCTGATGTGTCCTACACCAGCACTTTTTACCACATCCACACCGGAGACCTCG CATCCTTCCAGTTCGAGGACCATGAAGCTGTGTTTCCCATTACCATCAAACAGCCTCAGCCTCCGGTCCTGTACGACATGGGGACAG ATATCAACTCTCAAGTCACCATCACCACAAAGACGTTCCTGCGCTACAGAGAAGTCAATGCGTTGTTGAGAAGCATCCGAGAATTCTACAAAGACATGGAAGTCATCATCGCAGATGACAGCTTTGTAACAGAGAAGATCACTGGAGATCACACCCAACATTTCATCATGCCTCCAGCACAG GGCTGGTTTGCTGGCAGGAACCTGGCGGTCTCCCAGGTCACCACCAAGTACTTCCTGTGGGTGGACGATGACTTCCAGTTTACCAAGGGGACGAATATCGAAGAGATGGTGAAGATAATGGAGACGAACCCTGAACTTGACGTG CTCGGCGGTAAAGTAGTAGAAAACCAGTTTCCTTTCTCGATCATCTATGAGGAAGGAGACGAAACGGAAGGTGGCTGCATGCACAGGAAGTCCGGAGGGATGTTCCACTCTCTTCCTGGTTACCCACAATGCTCATTGGTCAGTGGGGTGGTCAACTTCTTCCTGGCTCGTACAGATGCCGCACAGAGGGTGGGATTCGACCCTAAGCTCAAGAGGATAGGACACTCGG AGTTCTTCATGGATGGCCTGGGCTCCTTGATGGTGGCAACGTGTGGCCATGTGTCCATTGGACATCAGAAAGGACGTGCAAACAACAACTACGGGAGGTTCAGACACCCTGGCGTTAGTGATCAGCGCTTTAGATCGCAGCTTAACTTCTTTAAAAACCACCTGAAGTGTCTCCTCTTTGGATAG